The segment AAATATGCCCGGGACGGGTGATCGAGGACGGCGTGCTGCTGGAATCAGCCAGAATCCGGGCCGTCAGGGCCCTGTCCGTTGCGGAAATACCGGTGCTCACGCCCACCGCAGCATCACAGGACACGGTATAGGCCGTGCCCTTGGCGTCTTCATTGACCAGGACCATGGGCGGCAGCGCCAGGGCATCAGCCCGCGACTCCTCGAGGGGAACGCAAATGACTCCCGAGCTGTAGCGAATGGTCCATCCCATGAGGGCGGGCGTCGCGTGTTCGGCGGCGAAGATGATGTCGCCTTCGTTTTCGCGGTCTTCATTGTCCACAACAATGACGGGACGGCCGGCCGCCATGGCCTGCACGG is part of the Arthrobacter ramosus genome and harbors:
- the ribB gene encoding 3,4-dihydroxy-2-butanone-4-phosphate synthase → MAAGRPVIVVDNEDRENEGDIIFAAEHATPALMGWTIRYSSGVICVPLEESRADALALPPMVLVNEDAKGTAYTVSCDAAVGVSTGISATDRALTARILADSSSTPSSITRPGHIFPLRAVKGGVRERPGHTEAAVDLCRLAGLAPVGVIAELVHDDGEMMRLDSLREFAAEHGCPLISIEDLVAYVVASEAEHQVAIPAGNEEQR